A single window of Larimichthys crocea isolate SSNF chromosome XII, L_crocea_2.0, whole genome shotgun sequence DNA harbors:
- the marveld2l gene encoding MARVEL domain-containing protein 2, which translates to MKSWSRKIKRQEPDSEVGSSSSKRNSISNPPVPVWVTHTPTPDNITDDGDTNSTGHTSSTPPYADKEDKKGSMKDRLKSLIPQSWGSILHKWTRESDNFETSTSSIQILPNGTRVSPPVSPLVERRNWGESLGNSSLNSHKPLLRESPSDDLFDQGPREESLLTSIHPAEYYAEKLEVYNQKYSYLKSWPGLLRLLAGLQLLFGGMVFACVIAYIQKDSEWSNSYGLYNGAYNNGLGMSGYSYRGPMTPFILAVAGVCWIMTFILLVMGMTMYYRTILLDAPWWPLTEAFINLVMFLLYMAAGIVYLNDLNRGGLCYMTIGVNPVMANLCRVDGGQMAGTAFIFINLAMYLGGFLVCLKMWRHEAARREREYFMNKPQEEFHQSIPLTPQKPKRISFKDEIDKSPSKDYNKQYTLTSEVHKNPVSLNRATASEYTPKVHIIADYIIKYPGISCVEEREKYKAVFNDQYQEYKDLHRDISTTLNKFRELDAAMARLLGEGKSREDQQRIQSILKKYQEKKSDPAFLEKKERCEYLKAKLSHIKHRIQTFDQEMMASGRT; encoded by the exons ATGAAAAGCTGGAGCAGGAAAATCAAGAGACAAGAGCCTGACAGTGAGGTTGGGTCCTCATCTAGTAAGAGGAACTCCATTAGTAATCCACCAGTGCCTGTGTGGGTTactcacacaccaacaccagaTAATATCACAGATGATGGGGATACTAACTCCACAGGCCACACATCTAGTACTCCACCTTATGCAGACAAGGAGGACAAAAAAGGGAGCATGAAGGACAGACTGAAGTCTCTCATCCCACAGTCATGGGGGAGCATCCTACATAAGTGGACGAGGGAAAGTGACAACTTTGAAACCAGCACCAGTAGCATCCAGATCCTTCCTAATGGGACCAGGGTGAGTCCTCCTGTGAGTCCACTGGTGGAGCGCAGGAACTGGGGTGAATCACTGGGCAACTCCAGCCTGAACTCCCACAAGCCTTTGTTAAGGGAGAGCCCCTCTGATGATCTGTTTGATCAGGGCCCACGAGAGGAATCTCTGCTGACCAGTATCCACCCTGCAGAGTACTACGCTGAGAAACTGGAGGTCTATAACCAGAAGTATTCTTATTTGAAATCCTGGCCAGGCCTGCTCAGACTTCTTGCCGGACTTCAGCTCCTATTTGGGGGCATGGTCTTCGCCTGTGTCATCGCCTACATCCAGAAAGACAGTGAGTGGTCCAACAGCTACGGACTCTATAACGGTGCTTATAACAATGGGCTAGGTATGTCTGGATACAGCTACAGAGGCCCTATGACTCCCTTTATACTGGCAGTAGCTGGAGTCTGCTGGATCATGACCTTCATTCTCTTGGTAATGGGAATGACTATGTATTATCGCACCATCCTCCTGGATGCCCCCTGGTGGCCTCTGACGGAGGCCTTCATCAACTTGGTGATGTTCCTTCTCTACATGGCAGCAGGAATTGTTTACCTGAATGACTTGAACCGCGGGGGTCTGTGCTACATGACAATAGGTGTCAACCCCGTCATGGCTAATCTGTGTCGGGTTGACGGGGGCCAGATGGCGGGAACCgccttcatcttcatcaactTGGCAATGTATCTGGGAGGCTTCCTTGTGTGTCTGAAGATGTGGAGGCATGAGGCTGCACGTAGAGAGAGGGAGTACTTTATGAACAAG CCCCAGGAGGAGTTTCACCAGTCCATCCCACTAACACCTCAAAAACCAAAGCGCATATCTTTCAAGGATGAAATTGATAAGTCTCCGAGTAAAGATTATAACAAGCAGTATACACTCACCTCTGAGGTCCATAAGAACCCAGTTAGTCTGAACAGAGCCACAGCGTCTGAATACACCCCCAAAGTACACATCATCGCTGACTACATCAT AAAGTATCCAGGGATCAGCTGTGTGGAGGAAAGGGAAAAGTACAAAGCTGTTTTCAATGACCAGTATCAGGAATACAAGGACCTTCACAGAGACATCAGCACAACTCTCAATAAATTCAGGGAACTGGATGCTGCAATGGCACGACTTCTCGGAGAAGGAAAAAGCCGAGAG GATCAGCAGAGGATTCAAAGCATTTTGAAGAAGtatcaggagaaaaaaagt gatCCGGCCTTCCTGGAGAAAAAGGAACGCTGTGAGTATCTGAAAGCTAAATTAAGTCACATCAAACACAGAATCCAAACTTTTGACCAGGAAATGATGGCAAGTGGTCGGACATGA